One part of the Paracoccus sp. MBLB3053 genome encodes these proteins:
- the fabD gene encoding ACP S-malonyltransferase, whose translation MRAFVFPGQGAQVVGMGRELAEAYPAAREVFAEVDEALGEKLSDLIWEGDIETLTLTQNAQPALMATSIAAFRALEAEGFGIKDAAFVAGHSLGEYSALCAAGALSLADTARLLRLRGKAMQDAVPVGQGAMAAVLGLDFAAVAELARDAAQGEVCQAANDNDPAQVVISGNKAAVERAASMAKERGAKRALMLPVSAPFHSALMEPAATVMAEALASIEIAAPAVPLVANVRAEAVADPDMIRQLLVEQVTGSVRWRESVEFLAAAGVTEFWEVGAGKALSGMIKRISKEAVTRAIGTPADIAALKG comes from the coding sequence ATGCGGGCATTCGTATTTCCCGGCCAGGGCGCCCAGGTGGTGGGCATGGGGCGCGAGCTGGCCGAGGCCTATCCAGCCGCGCGCGAGGTCTTCGCCGAGGTCGATGAGGCTCTGGGCGAGAAACTGTCTGACCTGATCTGGGAAGGCGATATCGAGACGCTGACGCTGACGCAGAACGCGCAGCCCGCGCTGATGGCAACCTCGATCGCGGCATTCCGTGCGCTTGAAGCGGAAGGCTTCGGCATCAAGGACGCGGCCTTCGTCGCGGGGCATTCGCTGGGCGAATATTCGGCACTTTGCGCGGCGGGCGCACTCAGCCTTGCCGATACGGCCCGCCTGCTTCGTCTGCGGGGAAAGGCCATGCAGGATGCCGTGCCGGTCGGGCAAGGCGCGATGGCGGCCGTTCTCGGACTGGACTTCGCGGCGGTCGCCGAGCTGGCCCGCGACGCCGCCCAGGGCGAAGTCTGCCAGGCTGCCAATGACAACGATCCGGCTCAGGTCGTGATCTCGGGGAACAAGGCGGCGGTCGAACGCGCCGCCTCGATGGCGAAGGAGCGTGGCGCGAAGCGCGCACTGATGCTGCCGGTTTCGGCCCCCTTTCACTCGGCCCTGATGGAGCCTGCAGCCACGGTCATGGCCGAGGCCCTGGCCAGCATCGAGATTGCCGCGCCTGCCGTGCCGCTTGTGGCCAATGTGCGCGCTGAGGCTGTCGCCGACCCTGACATGATCCGCCAGCTTCTCGTCGAGCAGGTGACGGGCTCGGTCCGCTGGCGCGAGTCGGTCGAGTTTCTGGCCGCCGCGGGCGTCACCGAATTCTGGGAAGTCGGAGCTGGCAAGGCGCTGTCGGGCATGATCAAGCGCATCTCGAAAGAGGCGGTTACACGTGCCATCGGCACGCCTGCCGACATCGCGGCGCTGAAGGGCTGA
- a CDS encoding ATP-binding protein, translated as MNFEWLKRLMPRGLYGRAALILFLPVVVVTIVVTIMFLQRHFEDVTRQMTSGMTREIALVAMRIDAAPDIETARVDAELVAAPLELQLILPAPDSGRDYHDFFDLSGRVVIEELHERVDQVSAVDLSQRREVRVTLDGKFGPYQLVFARIRVSASNPHQLLVLMIGTSLLMTAIATVFLRNQLRPIKRLARAAEEYGKGRIIPYRPGGASEIRSAGTAFLEMRSRIERQNEQRKLMLSGVSHDLRTPLTRLKLGLSMLSQDLPPEPEEIAALESDVTALSIMADAFLEHARDSAQDAPPARIPALDFVRGIVADARRGGQAVKLGPLQGDDEGVATFRRDSLRRAVENLIGNAVRYGEHAEVDAALGPGWFRISVEDDGPGISPDRRDEALKPFTRLDPARNQNKGQGVGLGLSIAADIARAHGGQLRLVDGERLGGLRAEIVIPR; from the coding sequence ATGAATTTCGAATGGCTGAAACGGTTGATGCCACGCGGGCTTTACGGAAGGGCGGCGCTGATCCTGTTCCTGCCCGTCGTCGTGGTGACCATCGTCGTGACCATCATGTTCCTTCAGCGCCATTTCGAAGACGTGACGCGGCAGATGACCTCGGGCATGACGCGCGAGATCGCGCTTGTCGCGATGCGCATCGACGCTGCCCCTGATATCGAAACGGCCCGGGTGGATGCCGAGCTTGTCGCGGCACCGCTGGAATTGCAACTCATCCTGCCGGCACCGGATTCGGGCAGGGACTATCACGATTTCTTCGACCTGTCCGGTCGCGTGGTGATCGAGGAACTGCACGAACGAGTGGACCAGGTGAGCGCGGTCGATCTAAGCCAGCGGCGCGAAGTCCGTGTTACTCTTGACGGTAAGTTCGGGCCATACCAACTTGTTTTCGCACGAATCCGGGTCAGTGCGTCAAATCCTCACCAATTGCTTGTCCTGATGATCGGCACGTCGCTTCTGATGACGGCGATTGCGACCGTCTTCCTGCGTAACCAGCTTCGGCCGATCAAGCGGCTGGCCCGGGCGGCCGAGGAATATGGCAAGGGCCGCATCATCCCCTATCGTCCTGGCGGCGCGAGCGAAATCCGCAGCGCAGGCACCGCCTTTCTTGAGATGCGAAGCCGGATCGAACGCCAGAACGAACAACGCAAGCTGATGCTTTCGGGCGTGAGCCACGATCTGCGGACGCCGCTTACCCGGTTGAAGCTGGGATTGTCGATGCTGTCCCAGGACCTGCCGCCCGAGCCTGAAGAGATCGCCGCGCTGGAAAGCGACGTGACCGCGCTGAGCATCATGGCGGATGCGTTTCTGGAACATGCACGGGATTCAGCCCAGGACGCTCCGCCTGCCAGGATCCCGGCGCTGGATTTCGTCAGGGGGATCGTCGCCGACGCGCGTCGGGGCGGGCAGGCCGTCAAGCTGGGGCCTTTGCAGGGCGACGACGAAGGGGTCGCGACTTTCCGGCGCGACAGCCTGCGCCGCGCCGTCGAGAACCTGATCGGCAACGCGGTGCGCTATGGCGAACATGCCGAGGTCGACGCAGCGCTGGGGCCGGGCTGGTTCCGTATCTCGGTCGAGGATGACGGCCCCGGCATCTCGCCCGACCGTCGCGATGAGGCGCTGAAGCCCTTTACCCGGCTGGACCCTGCCCGCAACCAGAACAAGGGACAGGGGGTCGGGCTTGGCCTGTCGATCGCAGCCGATATCGCACGGGCTCATGGCGGACAATTGCGGCTGGTCGACGGCGAGAGGTTGGGGGGACTGCGCGCCGAAATCGTCATTCCCCGCTGA
- a CDS encoding MBL fold metallo-hydrolase has product MLHMPEALRVITAPNPSPLTGPGTNSFLLGRDGIAVIDPGPDLPEHRAALVAAAGSGRITHIFVTHAHLDHSGGARALAQETGAPVYGFGPATAGRSDLMQRLSREGDLSGGEGLDRDFVPDHALRDGELVETDEWSLRAIHTPGHFAGHLSFQSGEQIFCGDVVMGWSSTLISPPDGDLADYFRTLARLGALAPRRLLPAHGEAIEDPAARIADLATHRRSRTAQILAALRAEPGSAAEIAARIYDVPAHLLPAATRNVLAHLIALAEIGAVSTGEPLESRAKFRLA; this is encoded by the coding sequence ATGTTGCACATGCCGGAAGCCCTGCGGGTCATAACCGCACCAAACCCTTCGCCCCTGACCGGGCCCGGAACGAACAGCTTTCTGCTTGGCCGGGACGGCATTGCCGTCATCGATCCCGGCCCCGACCTGCCAGAGCATCGCGCGGCGTTGGTCGCGGCTGCGGGCAGCGGCAGGATCACGCATATTTTCGTGACACACGCCCACCTTGACCATTCGGGCGGCGCCAGGGCGCTGGCGCAGGAAACCGGCGCGCCGGTCTATGGCTTCGGGCCCGCAACGGCGGGGCGGTCAGATCTGATGCAGCGCCTTTCTCGCGAGGGAGATCTTTCGGGCGGCGAAGGGCTCGACCGCGACTTTGTGCCGGATCATGCGCTGCGCGACGGGGAACTGGTCGAAACTGACGAATGGTCGCTCAGGGCGATCCACACACCGGGTCATTTCGCGGGTCACCTGAGTTTCCAGTCCGGTGAGCAGATCTTTTGCGGCGATGTCGTCATGGGCTGGTCTTCGACGCTGATCTCGCCCCCGGATGGAGATCTGGCGGACTATTTCCGCACGCTGGCGCGGCTTGGGGCGCTTGCCCCCCGCCGCCTGCTGCCCGCCCATGGCGAGGCCATCGAAGATCCGGCCGCGCGGATCGCAGATCTGGCAACGCATCGCCGCAGCCGGACCGCGCAGATCCTCGCGGCGTTGCGCGCGGAACCGGGAAGCGCTGCGGAAATCGCCGCCCGGATCTACGACGTGCCAGCGCATCTTCTGCCTGCCGCGACGCGCAATGTGCTTGCCCATCTGATCGCACTTGCCGAAATCGGTGCGGTGTCGACGGGCGAACCACTTGAATCCCGGGCGAAATTTCGCCTCGCCTGA
- a CDS encoding MarR family winged helix-turn-helix transcriptional regulator produces the protein MSTQARDDSLVHVLMELNRQLVRQLSGDGLPVEQWRVLSLLHANPDGMTMRALGEGLSIAAPSMTKLIDRMVNEALVYRVPNPSDRRNVVILASDKGKALRDEADGRMGKYEERLSSEFQPDDIAKLQAMLGRLLVKP, from the coding sequence ATGTCTACGCAAGCTCGGGATGACAGCCTGGTCCACGTGCTCATGGAGCTCAACCGCCAATTAGTTAGGCAGTTGTCGGGTGACGGGCTTCCCGTCGAGCAATGGCGGGTTCTTTCGCTTCTGCACGCGAATCCGGACGGAATGACCATGAGGGCTCTTGGCGAGGGACTGTCGATCGCCGCGCCCAGCATGACAAAGCTCATCGACCGGATGGTGAATGAGGCGCTGGTCTATCGTGTTCCAAATCCGAGTGATCGACGCAATGTCGTGATCCTCGCCTCGGACAAGGGCAAGGCCTTGCGCGATGAGGCCGATGGCCGGATGGGCAAGTATGAAGAACGCCTTAGCTCGGAGTTCCAACCGGACGACATAGCCAAGCTGCAGGCAATGTTGGGACGCTTGTTGGTGAAACCCTGA
- a CDS encoding substrate-binding domain-containing protein, which produces MFSYGAMLESPQLSLFQAGGNFISRVATRKPSVLEGEDRASRRPIRIGLLVPFRGADAIWGPSCQYSGVLAAAELNQKGGILGRPVQLSAADAGGDPELVEDRVRKLLATDGADVLIGVHLSSVRERLSRAFGNLIPYIFTPLYEGGATEDGTFAIGETPANQLAGAVDHFTSDLGARSWFLMGHDYVWPRKTHDWLSRHLRASGCEVSGEEYHDLNEDNFEAALDRIERARPSVVMQSLVGSACLEFNRAFARRGLDRHVLRLSGALEENTLMALEPEARRNLYCVSSYFASLDCRSNRDFLERYYAVFGKTAPVQSALSISCYDGMNFFAALAEGAGSISLSRLGEAFHRGLVFEAAKGAVHLVNGTSVSPTYLAKAGEAGFDIVKRFAP; this is translated from the coding sequence GTGTTTTCATATGGTGCCATGTTGGAAAGCCCACAGCTCAGCCTGTTCCAGGCTGGCGGCAACTTCATCTCGCGCGTTGCGACACGAAAGCCGAGCGTACTCGAAGGTGAGGATCGGGCTTCTCGGAGGCCGATAAGGATCGGACTTCTCGTTCCATTTCGGGGAGCGGATGCGATCTGGGGACCGTCCTGCCAATATAGCGGTGTCCTTGCAGCGGCAGAACTTAACCAGAAGGGCGGCATCCTTGGACGGCCGGTGCAGCTTTCGGCAGCCGATGCCGGTGGCGATCCAGAACTGGTCGAAGACAGGGTCAGGAAGCTTTTGGCGACAGATGGCGCGGATGTCTTGATCGGGGTTCATCTGTCATCCGTGCGCGAACGTCTTTCTCGCGCGTTCGGCAATCTTATTCCCTATATCTTTACTCCGCTCTACGAGGGCGGCGCGACTGAGGACGGTACTTTCGCGATCGGAGAAACACCCGCAAACCAGCTCGCGGGCGCGGTCGATCATTTCACTTCCGACCTGGGCGCAAGGAGTTGGTTCCTTATGGGCCATGACTATGTCTGGCCGCGCAAGACACATGATTGGTTGTCGCGCCACCTGCGCGCCTCGGGCTGCGAGGTCAGCGGCGAGGAATACCATGACCTGAACGAGGACAATTTCGAGGCCGCGCTCGACCGGATCGAAAGGGCTCGCCCCTCCGTGGTCATGCAGTCACTGGTCGGGTCGGCATGTCTGGAATTCAACCGGGCCTTTGCGCGGCGCGGCCTTGATCGCCATGTCCTGCGCCTGAGTGGCGCGCTCGAGGAAAATACGCTCATGGCGCTGGAACCGGAAGCGCGGCGCAATCTCTATTGCGTCTCCAGCTATTTCGCGTCGCTCGATTGTCGCAGCAATCGCGACTTCCTCGAAAGATATTATGCCGTCTTCGGCAAGACCGCACCGGTGCAAAGTGCTCTCAGCATCTCTTGCTACGACGGGATGAATTTCTTTGCCGCATTGGCCGAGGGGGCAGGCAGCATCTCGCTGTCGCGCCTTGGAGAAGCTTTCCACCGCGGTCTCGTATTCGAGGCCGCCAAAGGTGCCGTCCATTTGGTGAACGGCACCTCCGTCTCGCCGACCTATCTTGCCAAGGCAGGCGAGGCAGGATTCGACATTGTCAAGCGTTTCGCCCCCTGA
- a CDS encoding M20 family metallo-hydrolase, giving the protein MITPRIDGAALLADLHRTAQIGATAEGGICRLTLSPEDAEVRAWLARQVKDLGGDLHLDRIGNMFAHFPGTDVDLAPLGFGSHLDTQPTGGRYDGILGVLAGLAAVRALQAAGRSTRHPLCLVNWTNEEGARFAPTMLGSGVHSGTYALEDMRAATDRSGTFLGDALDALQLAGATEPGETVLAAWLELHIEQGPVLERTGRRAAAVTGVQGLRWYELTLSGCSAHAGTTPREDRRDAFLEAARLALAVDKIAAEEGGLATFGEIAIPNASRNVVPGRVALSIDLRHVETAGLDQMEARLRDLVDAVRPGIKARLTPVFGNRPTKFAPEVIAAVEGAMSDEGLPAFSMVSGAGHDAVNLATITPTAMIFVPSRGGLSHNPAEFTADEDCVLGAQLLLNAVLRLDRGGALPQGAKRLTMSNPASPALAR; this is encoded by the coding sequence TTGATCACGCCAAGGATCGACGGCGCGGCATTGCTCGCCGATCTGCATAGGACGGCGCAGATCGGAGCGACGGCAGAAGGCGGCATCTGCCGCCTGACGCTGAGCCCCGAGGACGCCGAGGTCCGGGCCTGGCTTGCCCGTCAGGTCAAGGACCTGGGAGGCGACCTGCATCTGGATCGCATCGGCAACATGTTTGCGCATTTTCCCGGCACCGATGTCGACCTTGCGCCGCTGGGGTTCGGATCGCATCTGGACACTCAGCCGACCGGCGGGCGCTATGACGGAATTCTCGGCGTGCTGGCCGGTCTTGCCGCCGTTCGTGCGCTGCAGGCTGCTGGCCGTTCGACGCGGCATCCGCTTTGCCTCGTGAACTGGACAAACGAGGAAGGAGCCCGCTTCGCCCCGACCATGTTGGGTTCGGGCGTGCATTCCGGCACTTACGCACTTGAGGATATGCGCGCGGCGACGGACCGGTCAGGGACTTTCTTGGGAGATGCGCTCGACGCCTTGCAACTGGCCGGCGCAACCGAACCGGGGGAGACTGTGCTGGCGGCATGGCTCGAGTTGCATATCGAACAGGGGCCAGTTCTTGAACGCACGGGGCGGCGGGCCGCCGCAGTCACCGGCGTGCAAGGGCTGCGCTGGTATGAGCTGACCCTGTCAGGTTGCTCGGCCCATGCTGGCACCACGCCGCGTGAAGACCGGCGCGACGCCTTCCTCGAAGCCGCGCGGCTGGCCTTGGCCGTCGATAAGATCGCCGCCGAGGAAGGTGGGCTGGCCACATTTGGCGAAATCGCCATTCCCAATGCCTCGCGGAATGTCGTCCCGGGACGAGTGGCGTTGAGCATCGATCTACGTCATGTCGAGACGGCAGGGTTGGACCAAATGGAGGCACGGCTGCGCGATCTTGTTGACGCGGTTCGACCTGGGATCAAGGCGCGGCTGACACCGGTCTTCGGAAACAGACCGACCAAATTCGCGCCTGAGGTCATCGCTGCGGTCGAAGGCGCGATGTCAGATGAGGGTCTGCCGGCTTTCTCCATGGTTTCAGGGGCCGGGCACGACGCGGTCAATCTTGCCACGATCACGCCGACGGCGATGATCTTCGTACCCTCACGGGGTGGGCTCAGCCACAATCCGGCGGAATTTACCGCGGACGAAGATTGCGTGCTGGGGGCACAGCTTCTTCTGAACGCGGTGTTGCGACTCGATCGTGGCGGAGCGCTGCCTCAGGGGGCGAAACGCTTGACAATGTCGAATCCTGCCTCGCCTGCCTTGGCAAGATAG
- a CDS encoding aldehyde dehydrogenase family protein, with translation MSVNDTLALLGADATAFLARAGKLYINGAWVEAASGRHFEVIDPASGEVFAHVAEGGTADIDLAVEAARAAFDHGPWSSLSPMERSKLVWRLGDLIEKHADEIAQLEALDNGKPVSDARAGDVTFSYELFRYMAGWATKITGETIPLSSGAPVHAYTLREPVGVCGQIVPWNFSFMMTCWKVAPALAAGCTIVLKPAEQTPLTALRLAELVEEAGFPKGVFNVVNGPGETAGAALAAHPKVDKIAFTGSTEVGKLILDAAKGNLKKVSLELGGKSPMIVFEDADLEAAIPALAYGCFYNMGQTCTAGTRLYVHERIADRVLKGVAEFASGMKIGAGLDPATQIGPLVSAEQFERVAAYVAEGQREGATLYCGGNRVGDKGYFLEPTILSDTTAEMRVVREEIFGPVLVARSFGDDELDSIVDEANASIYGLAASVFTRDVSRAHKVAKRLKAGTIGVNTHHVIDPALPFGGFRQSGWGREQGYEAILLYTEVKSVGIQL, from the coding sequence ATGTCCGTGAATGACACTCTGGCGCTCCTGGGCGCCGACGCGACGGCCTTCCTCGCGCGGGCCGGGAAGCTCTATATCAACGGTGCGTGGGTCGAGGCAGCTTCGGGGCGCCACTTCGAAGTCATCGACCCGGCATCGGGCGAGGTCTTCGCCCATGTCGCCGAGGGGGGAACTGCCGACATTGACCTGGCTGTAGAGGCCGCGCGCGCGGCCTTCGACCACGGGCCATGGTCGAGCTTGTCGCCGATGGAGCGCTCCAAGCTGGTCTGGCGGCTGGGAGATCTGATCGAGAAACATGCCGATGAAATTGCCCAGCTCGAGGCGCTCGACAATGGCAAGCCGGTCAGCGACGCTCGCGCCGGGGACGTGACATTTTCCTACGAGCTGTTCCGCTACATGGCCGGTTGGGCGACCAAGATCACCGGCGAAACCATTCCGCTGAGTTCCGGCGCGCCGGTCCACGCCTATACCCTGCGCGAACCTGTCGGTGTCTGCGGCCAGATTGTTCCCTGGAACTTCTCGTTCATGATGACCTGCTGGAAGGTTGCGCCTGCCTTGGCGGCTGGCTGCACCATCGTGCTGAAACCCGCCGAGCAGACGCCGCTGACCGCGCTGCGTCTGGCCGAGCTGGTCGAGGAGGCCGGCTTCCCCAAGGGCGTCTTCAACGTCGTGAACGGTCCCGGGGAAACCGCCGGTGCGGCGCTTGCCGCCCATCCCAAGGTGGACAAGATTGCGTTTACCGGCTCGACCGAAGTGGGCAAGCTTATCCTGGATGCAGCCAAAGGAAACCTCAAGAAGGTCTCACTTGAGCTGGGTGGAAAATCCCCGATGATCGTCTTCGAAGATGCCGATCTCGAGGCGGCCATTCCGGCACTGGCCTATGGTTGCTTCTATAACATGGGCCAGACCTGCACCGCTGGCACGCGCCTCTATGTTCACGAGCGGATCGCCGATCGCGTTCTCAAGGGTGTGGCAGAATTTGCCTCGGGCATGAAGATCGGCGCTGGGCTCGATCCGGCGACCCAGATCGGGCCGCTGGTCTCGGCCGAGCAGTTCGAGCGCGTCGCGGCCTATGTCGCAGAAGGCCAGCGCGAGGGCGCGACGCTTTACTGCGGTGGAAATCGCGTCGGCGACAAAGGCTATTTCCTGGAACCCACGATCCTGAGCGACACGACCGCCGAGATGCGTGTCGTGCGCGAAGAGATCTTCGGCCCGGTCCTCGTCGCCCGGAGCTTCGGCGATGACGAACTCGACAGCATCGTTGACGAGGCCAATGCCTCGATCTACGGGCTGGCAGCCTCGGTCTTTACCCGGGACGTCTCGCGCGCTCACAAGGTCGCCAAGCGCCTGAAGGCCGGGACCATCGGCGTCAATACGCATCACGTCATCGACCCGGCCTTGCCCTTTGGCGGCTTCCGCCAATCCGGCTGGGGCCGCGAGCAGGGCTATGAGGCCATCCTGCTTTATACCGAGGTCAAATCCGTGGGGATCCAGCTTTGA
- a CDS encoding putative quinol monooxygenase has product MYTISAVIRVRSGYEDTLSHALAEVARHVAANEPDTLGFFISRDVSDPCVMTTYERFRDKDAMDRHNNSDACARFFEVVKPILDGDVVLVTANEISAKL; this is encoded by the coding sequence ATGTATACCATTTCCGCCGTCATCCGCGTCCGTTCCGGCTACGAGGACACACTGAGCCATGCCCTTGCCGAAGTTGCGCGCCATGTTGCCGCCAACGAGCCTGATACGCTGGGCTTCTTCATCAGCCGTGACGTGAGCGATCCTTGTGTCATGACCACCTATGAACGTTTCCGCGACAAGGATGCGATGGACCGGCACAACAATTCGGACGCCTGCGCCCGCTTCTTTGAGGTGGTGAAGCCGATCCTCGATGGCGACGTCGTGCTGGTGACTGCCAATGAAATTTCGGCAAAGCTCTGA
- a CDS encoding ABC transporter ATP-binding protein has protein sequence MAETLLQISGLRSGYGRIPILHGIDLELRQGECLGILGHNGMGKSTLLRTIAGHIPATGGTILLGGKDVTKASPAFRARAGLGLIPQGRQIFAQLTVRENLAVGAHQASPGEAIRIIDEVVEDLPRLKPILTREGGVLSGGEQQILALGRCLCARPKLILMDEPTEGIQPSIIEEIRDTLRRLARARNLSVLLVEQNLEFMLGLTDRMQIIQRGELSHAVPTNAFRDSGLAQEFDLQATGY, from the coding sequence ATGGCTGAGACGCTTCTTCAGATTTCGGGCCTCCGCTCGGGATATGGTCGCATTCCGATCCTGCATGGCATCGACCTTGAACTGCGGCAGGGCGAATGCCTTGGTATCCTGGGCCATAACGGCATGGGGAAATCGACCCTGCTTCGCACCATTGCAGGCCATATCCCTGCCACCGGCGGAACGATCCTGCTGGGAGGAAAGGACGTCACCAAGGCCTCGCCGGCCTTTCGTGCACGCGCGGGCCTCGGACTCATACCGCAAGGCAGGCAAATCTTTGCGCAGCTCACAGTGCGCGAGAATCTCGCCGTGGGTGCGCATCAGGCATCTCCTGGGGAAGCGATCCGGATCATCGACGAGGTTGTAGAAGATCTGCCGCGGCTGAAGCCGATCCTGACCCGCGAAGGTGGCGTGCTTTCAGGGGGTGAGCAGCAGATCCTGGCATTGGGGCGCTGCCTTTGTGCCCGACCCAAGCTGATCCTGATGGACGAGCCGACCGAAGGGATACAGCCCTCGATCATCGAAGAGATCCGCGACACGCTGCGCCGTCTCGCCCGTGCCCGCAACCTCTCGGTGCTGCTGGTCGAACAGAACCTGGAATTCATGCTGGGACTGACCGATCGCATGCAGATCATCCAGCGCGGCGAACTGTCCCATGCCGTGCCAACCAACGCCTTCCGCGACAGCGGGCTGGCACAGGAGTTCGATCTGCAGGCCACAGGCTACTGA
- a CDS encoding ABC transporter ATP-binding protein, producing the protein MDDMLLQARDVAMHFGGVKALDGVDFNLRRGELRCLIGPNGAGKTTFFRCLTGTYQPTRGSILLANQSIPGRERHEIARLGIGIKTQIPSLFDGLSVHENLWLSLRTMRDGVLRERRIAEVLERVEIAHLHDKILGHLAHGQRQLVELAMIVASDPCLVLLDEPAAGMNKTEVNRLAEIIREINTTHTVVVVEHDMTFIRKIASTVTVFNRGLILTEGPVETVLSDAIVRDVYLGKSNG; encoded by the coding sequence ATGGACGACATGCTTCTTCAGGCCCGCGACGTGGCCATGCATTTCGGTGGCGTCAAAGCATTGGACGGCGTTGATTTTAATCTGCGACGGGGTGAACTGCGCTGCCTGATCGGACCGAATGGTGCCGGAAAGACAACCTTCTTCCGCTGTCTGACCGGGACATACCAGCCCACGCGGGGCTCGATCCTGCTGGCCAATCAGTCGATCCCCGGCCGTGAGAGGCACGAGATTGCGCGACTGGGGATCGGCATCAAGACGCAGATCCCCAGCCTGTTCGACGGGTTGTCGGTGCATGAAAACCTGTGGCTTTCACTCAGAACCATGCGCGACGGCGTCCTGCGCGAGCGCCGGATCGCCGAAGTCCTCGAACGCGTCGAGATCGCGCATCTACACGACAAGATCCTCGGGCATCTCGCACATGGCCAGAGACAATTGGTCGAATTGGCGATGATCGTGGCCTCGGATCCCTGTCTGGTCCTGCTCGATGAGCCTGCGGCCGGGATGAACAAGACTGAAGTAAATCGTCTCGCTGAGATCATCCGCGAGATCAATACCACCCATACCGTGGTCGTGGTCGAGCATGACATGACCTTCATCCGCAAGATTGCCAGCACCGTTACCGTCTTCAATCGCGGCCTGATACTTACCGAAGGTCCGGTCGAGACGGTTCTGAGCGATGCCATCGTTCGCGATGTCTATCTGGGAAAAAGCAATGGCTGA
- a CDS encoding ABC transporter permease subunit, giving the protein MHRQGKISTPAQVAITGLAGLGALVLIAQLAAFHTMLNMTTWMVMAIFTLSLCLTWGIGGILCFGQGAFLGLGAYAYAIAAINFGDTGFAVLIGLAVPTLFAAALGYFLFYGRLSDVYLGVITLTVTLILFKFINATGGDAWKVGTARLGGFNGIPATPFLENPLTGAPFAPEAMYWIVGISLIATYGLVRFFAISRLGRAVIAVRENEMRAELLGYNARRLKLVVWTTGAALAGLAGVFFANVVFVSPTLFSLATSAQVLIWVVVGGVGYFIGPVIACIALQMLTAWLGKTGAVDPNIALGALLIVMVLVLPNGLQPIASRLVTCRKRALREAEAA; this is encoded by the coding sequence ATGCACCGACAGGGAAAGATTTCAACACCGGCTCAGGTTGCCATCACCGGGCTGGCAGGGCTGGGAGCGCTTGTTCTTATTGCCCAGTTGGCCGCCTTTCATACCATGCTGAACATGACCACCTGGATGGTCATGGCGATCTTCACGCTGAGCCTGTGTCTCACCTGGGGCATCGGTGGCATCCTCTGCTTTGGGCAGGGCGCCTTCCTGGGCCTCGGGGCCTATGCCTATGCGATTGCGGCGATCAATTTCGGCGATACGGGGTTTGCCGTCCTGATCGGCTTGGCGGTACCCACGCTGTTTGCCGCGGCTCTCGGCTATTTCCTGTTCTACGGGCGGCTCAGCGACGTCTATCTGGGCGTCATCACCCTGACCGTGACCCTGATCCTGTTCAAGTTCATCAACGCGACAGGGGGCGACGCCTGGAAGGTCGGCACTGCGCGGCTTGGTGGCTTCAACGGAATTCCCGCGACACCCTTCCTTGAAAACCCGTTGACCGGCGCACCCTTCGCGCCCGAGGCAATGTATTGGATTGTGGGTATCTCCCTGATCGCGACTTATGGATTGGTGCGTTTCTTCGCCATCTCGCGTCTTGGCCGGGCCGTTATCGCCGTGCGCGAAAACGAGATGCGTGCCGAACTGCTCGGCTACAACGCGCGGCGGCTCAAGCTCGTCGTCTGGACGACCGGGGCGGCCCTGGCTGGGCTCGCAGGTGTTTTCTTTGCAAATGTCGTCTTCGTCAGCCCCACGCTCTTTTCCTTGGCCACGTCGGCCCAGGTCCTGATTTGGGTCGTGGTCGGCGGTGTCGGTTATTTCATCGGCCCGGTCATCGCCTGCATCGCCTTGCAGATGCTGACGGCATGGCTGGGCAAGACCGGCGCGGTGGATCCCAATATCGCCCTCGGCGCACTCTTGATTGTCATGGTCCTGGTTCTTCCCAATGGGCTGCAACCGATTGCCTCGCGCCTGGTGACTTGCAGGAAACGCGCGCTGCGCGAAGCGGAGGCCGCGTGA